A window of Glycine soja cultivar W05 chromosome 2, ASM419377v2, whole genome shotgun sequence genomic DNA:
CTTGTTGCACAGTGAACAGAAGCTGCTAGAAGTAGTGGTGGTTCACCGGAAGCTGcacaaataaatttcaatttctttcattaattCTTGATTTTTGAACCACAATAACTGAAGCTTTCTCAATCTTATTAACAGTCCACAATAACATATATGTTGTAAtagagtttgatttttatacattatacatataaatatttttacactatctattaattaaaagtgatcttatatatgatttttaaagtgattattatgaaaattaataatgttatgATACATGATTTATAAAgtgtattctaattaaattctttgttATAACAGTATTCATATGAAGAAATAGTTCTTGCACTGATAGTAAAAACACAGACATAGtttaatacttataatttagttTTGAGCATTACTATGTCGTACCCTTTGAAGAGAGAACACGTTGTTGGTGGTGTTCACTGTTGAGGATTTGAACATTAAACTTTTGAGGAATAGTGTCCAATGTAGGAATTTTGTAGTTCCATGTACCATCTACCAAGATCAAACCGTCAAGATTTGTTTCATATTCTTCAAGCATGAAAAAACCCAACCCTTGGATAAAAGATCCTTCAATCTGTAAGaagaaattattttgttatcaaAATTGAGTTATTCAGACTTGGTAATTTGACAAGCTGACAACTTCAGGAAAAGGAACCAAAGAACTAAAACAACCCATCACTACTAGTGCAtctcacatttaaaaaaaaaaacgcaagGTGTAAAGTTTGGATTGAAAGGATCAAGATAATAGAAATGATagtaaaaaaacttcgtaccccattgcccagaggctcttcgctatgcgaaggtatgggggagggatgttgtacgcagccttacccttgcatatgcaaagaggctgtttccggatttgaacccatgaccaacaagtcaccaaggcacaactttaccgctgcaccagggctcgccctcataATAGAAATGATAGTAAGAGACCAAAAACATTCTTGGGCCTCAATTAAAAGCTTTAACTTTTTGAGTTGAGTTGGTTCTAAAATGGTATAAAAGTCAGTTTTGACAGAGTTCTTAGTACTCAAATCTTGCTTTATCcattctttattattaaattttcatctAAGTCATGGTGTGCTTGTGCTTTGTCCACCCTTCATGTCCAAAGAGTTTTACATGACCAGCCATGTTCATAAGAACTACCTTCAACTAAAATCTTAAAAAGCCTGTGTTGAGTTCGTCCATGATGCTAGTGCTGAACTTGGAATATATCAGGTGATAAAGTTTTGTTATTGTAAGATATAAACTCAATAATATAAACTATTAGATcatatttaaatgtttaaaatgtacttgatttttttaaaatagtaatgTACTATTAACTTTTATTCTTGATCTCATGTATAGTTAAATAGTTTCAGTCTTTCAGATTTATAATTTCACCCACATATATATTAGCTTACCTGTCCTAAATCCACAGCTGGGTTGAGACTCTGTCCACAATCATAGATAATATCTGTCTGCAAACATCTGGTTTCTCCAGTCAGAAGATCTATTTCCACCTGAGAAACAGTGTCCATTATTTAGTGTATCATTCATCATAATTTGGTTCAATTGATTCAGTAAGATGGCTTGTGTTGTAAATAGAATTGATTAGCAGAATATTAGTTATTACTTGGCACAAATGGCagaatatttgttattattggcACAGATTTGTTGGCCATTCAAAACAGCAGATCTTATATGATTATGAGATTGTAATTATCTCCTTAATTAGTTATCCCAGCTGTAAGATAGCATTTATTGTAGATTGGTTATTTAATGCACAGACGTAGAAATCAAATTGTATGAGCACTATTTAATGCAGAATTGGATAACACAGTTTTTCATCTGCAACTTTATTAGTCTAATACGTGTGACTATGTCTATATGACATTAAGGCTTAACATTGAAGGGAAGTAAGTTTCAATGAACATGAGACAGTTCCATTTTGATTTGAGATAAACAAACTTACCTCACTTACTGCAGCACCATAATTAATGTACCTAATGGAATTGTTACCGGGTACATAAAATGAAGACGCTGATAAATTCACCGGTTGTGCGTATGCCTGTATGTTGATAAATCGACAGTAATAtagtaattaaatatgtttggttgtgagctaagaaaataagaataaaaaacatataaaaatgtgAGAAGACAACGATGTGTTAAGAGAGAAGGACCACAAATTATTGAGGTGATGATTAAATAGAGCATAAAGTTGCTAACATGTCTTCATTACATTCCACACTTAAAAAGTTTATTACCAGAAAAATTATGCCTCCACTCTATTCCAATAGTTTATTCCCagaaaaattcataattatagGGGAAAATCATGTTCTTATAAATTGTGGGCATTCTAAGTGTCATCTTCCAAATACTACAAGACTTGAGGCAATATATCTCtgcacaaaattataaaaaataagatacacACATCAATgttttaagagtttaatttctatgcattttcaatcaattggAAATCATGGTATGTATGATTTTTAaggaaattattattaaagttgacaaacttatcatatataacaGCTTGTGGTTGAATAACAGTGTAAAAGCTGTTTACAATAtcaataaatacaatatttaatCATGTTTAAAATATAGATTCTACCTGCTGAATAAGCGTCTCCCACTTGACAGAACCCATTTCCTCCTGTAGTTTTTCCTTGAGGGGCTTTAACCTTTCAACCAAGATATCACAGCAAAGCCTAACAGCTTCACAGCTTGACTCTGATGTTGTGCTTCCAGCAGTTAACCCCCCTTGAATCAAGCTCACCGTATCAGTTTGCACAACCCTTACTTTGTCCAAAAGACTATCAATTCTATCACATTGCACTGCACCAAGTGCAAATGCAGCCATCTGCTTCACCTTTGTCCATAGACCCTGACCCAATTCAATTCCTCCAACTTCAACAACAACAGACCCATCTGAAAAAATACTGACTTTTCCTGTAGTAGGTTTTACATTCACCTCATACAACACTGGCACTCGAGAAATCCCCCTTTTTTTCCAAGTGTTAATCCTGTTAAACTCTTTCACCATTTCAACTCTCACTTCATAGTTTGCAGAAACATTTAACTTACTCCATATTAAAGGCATAGTATACTCATGAGGCTCACCAGAAGAGTCCTCGTAGAATGCTTTAAGACTTGTGTATGTGTGAAGATTAATGCTCCTTACAGAATCTACATCAATTGAAAGTGTGGCTGCAACCTTTTCTATTATAGCTTCGGCAATGTATGATCCTTGCGCATCCCCTGGGGCTCTCATTGCAGCTCTACTAGGATGGTTTGTTTTGCATAGTTTTATATCAAAAGAGAGAGCACCCCAATCATACTTTTTAAGTGCACCAATCATGTTGCGTGGTATTATTGGACTAACATCCACATATATCCCTGCATTGACCAATATCTTAAGATCTAATGCTGTAATCTTCCCATCATTCTTGAAACCAACACTGTAAGTTATTTTCATGGGATGCCTTCCTCCAGCCATTATCATATCTGTCTTTCGATTTAGATACATCCTGACTGGGCGCCGCAATTTGTGTGCTGCCAATGCACATGATGTAGCACACTACAAGATTTGAATGCCATAACAAATGTCATAATAAATGTGCTTCCAATGCACACAACTGTAACAAAAGCATGTTTTCTTCTGTTTACTAGTGACTTCTCCAAACTACAGAAAATCCAAATATTCATGCCTAGACTCTATGTTAATTAGTCATATTTAAGAAGTGATaacaaatctaataaaaaaagaagaaatattttcaaaagcataGTACACAACTAAAAACTTACTGCTGTGGCTCTCAAGGCCTTTCCACCAAAACCTCCACCAACCCTTCTTGTAATGACACGAACATTATTTTCTGGAATACCTAGGCATCTTGCTACATTAGAATGAACATACTCAGGACTTTGACTTGAAATGTAAACCACAATGCAATTGTCTTCGTCGGGTACAGCAAGGGCAGCTTGTGTCTCCATGTAGAAATAGTATTGAGACCCAAGTGTCAACTGCATTAAACATTGAATTTGATACATGATGACAATGAATATGCTTGATCAATATATTCtcatcaaaattcattattCAGAAACAAACTTAAACATCACATCAGAAACTAAAGTAGAGATGGCCACAAAGATGTGAAAGGAGTAGAAGGAGGAAACAATGGATATGTTACATGTACCTCAGCAGAAAGAATCTTGTGATCTGCTTCAGCCATTCCTTTTGGCACATCACCAACTTGACTTGGGGAGAGAAAAGGAGGTAATTTAAAAATGCTAGATCTTTTAACAGCATCTTCCACAGTTAGAATAGGTGGTTCAAGATTTTCAAGACCGTAATCAACAATAGCTGAGTTTGCAGCAATATCTGCATTTTTCTGAGTATCTGCAACCTATAGAAGATACTTGGTGACTAAAGTGGAAGCATTTAATTTTATCAGTCTCCAAACAAATGAAACAGAAGCTCATACAATGTTGGACTTTAAGAGCTCACCACAAAGGCCAGACGATCACCGACACATCTAGCTATCTCTTCAGCAAATAAAGGTTCGTCACCAAATCTAGTCTTTGATCCAAGGTTCTGGCCCCCATTGGGAATATCTTTACTTGAAATGATATCCCTCACTCCATCCAGTTCCAATTCGGGGCTGAGTTTTATACTCTTTACCCTTGCTAAAGGTTTTGAACTATAGATATATGCTCCATGTAGGCAATTTTTTGGTGATGGAATGTCATCAACAAACACAGCCTCAcctatatatgaattattaataaatatcagTGATACTTGGTGAcatatattgataaatatataCTTGCAACTGATATGaaattaaaacaactaaaaatgaaaaaccataATTGAAAGACATCAAAACAGGATAAAATATCAGTGTCTGACAAACAAAGTCTAGTCAACTCTAAAGTAAGACAAGTGAGAGATATGTGAATGACATTTATGTCAACATTTGCAATCTGGTTACCGGTGACATGATCAGCTTTGAGCCAAGCTAAGCTACAGGTGTGTGGACCTTTTTTATCTTTGGTCTCCAcaataatttactattttgaaatatcaatagagatgaaaagaaaaggaactGTCAATATCTTAATCCAAAATGTGGAGCTTAACAAACCTGAAGCTTGTAGAGCAGCACCAGATTTGATGACTGGCTCACCAATGGGTTCATACTTAGTACCTGC
This region includes:
- the LOC114400487 gene encoding abscisic-aldehyde oxidase-like; amino-acid sequence: MELELKTPTSLIFGVNGEKFELYNVDPSITLLEFLRNHTSFKSVKLGCGEGGCGACVVLISKYDPVHDRVEDFTASSCLTLLCSIHGCSITTSEGIGNSKDGFHPIHERIAGFHATQCGFCTPGMCVSLYGTLVNAEKTNRPEPPSGFSKVTAAEAEKAIAGNLCRCTGYRPIADACKSFAADFDIEDLGLNSFWRKGEGKDLKLSRLPQYDKNHNSIRFPLFLKEIKPIVSLASEKYCWYSPTSLEELQRILALNQVNGTRMKLVVSNTGMGYYKDNEVYDMYVDLRGISELSKIRKDWKGIEIGATVTISKAIEALKEESKGDFLSDYVMILEKIADHMNKVASGSIRNTASVGGNLVMAQKHHFPSDIATILLAVDSMVHIMTGTQFEWLTLEEFLERPPLSLDSVLLSIKVPSLELNKRESSEPESRFFFESYRASPRPLGNALPYLNAAFLAKVSPCKDSGGTVIDSCRLSFGAYGTKHAIRAKKVEKFLTGNLLSVSILYDAINLVTDTIVPDDDTSQTAYRSSLSAGFIFQFFNLLIGSPERITNGYLKGHTNLSSVEAFELSKNQKQVHHGKFPALLSSGEQVLEAGTKYEPIGEPVIKSGAALQASGEAVFVDDIPSPKNCLHGAYIYSSKPLARVKSIKLSPELELDGVRDIISSKDIPNGGQNLGSKTRFGDEPLFAEEIARCVGDRLAFVVADTQKNADIAANSAIVDYGLENLEPPILTVEDAVKRSSIFKLPPFLSPSQVGDVPKGMAEADHKILSAELTLGSQYYFYMETQAALAVPDEDNCIVVYISSQSPEYVHSNVARCLGIPENNVRVITRRVGGGFGGKALRATACATSCALAAHKLRRPVRMYLNRKTDMIMAGGRHPMKITYSVGFKNDGKITALDLKILVNAGIYVDVSPIIPRNMIGALKKYDWGALSFDIKLCKTNHPSRAAMRAPGDAQGSYIAEAIIEKVAATLSIDVDSVRSINLHTYTSLKAFYEDSSGEPHEYTMPLIWSKLNVSANYEVRVEMVKEFNRINTWKKRGISRVPVLYEVNVKPTTGKVSIFSDGSVVVEVGGIELGQGLWTKVKQMAAFALGAVQCDRIDSLLDKVRVVQTDTVSLIQGGLTAGSTTSESSCEAVRLCCDILVERLKPLKEKLQEEMGSVKWETLIQQAYAQPVNLSASSFYVPGNNSIRYINYGAAVSEVEIDLLTGETRCLQTDIIYDCGQSLNPAVDLGQIEGSFIQGLGFFMLEEYETNLDGLILVDGTWNYKIPTLDTIPQKFNVQILNSEHHQQRVLSSKASGEPPLLLAASVHCATRAAAKEAKKQLLSWSNLDGPDSTFQLKVPATMPVVKELCGLDIVQTYLKWKMGNK